In the Flavobacterium acetivorans genome, one interval contains:
- a CDS encoding PorP/SprF family type IX secretion system membrane protein, whose protein sequence is MKFNYILVLVFTFSFVTINAQQDVQFSDYKLNMSSFNPAFAGFFDGSVLLIHRSQFVGLDGAPESKNLNVNIPLTLNMGTGFNVISDKLGITEELIVTADYSYTIFIDDLNMFTFGLKGGFNVLNVDYSLLDIKDMGDYSFENNIENKISPRVGVGFLFNTPSWFISLSTPNFIKENYNPTVKVATVTTRPHIYFSTGYQMPLNDELLFKPSILAKAVTGAPLAIDLAFNFEFQEKFRFGASYRWDSAITGIIGMNMLKDFQAGYAYDHTITNLGKFAPSSHQFYLKYTFRQSKDMRRECASCSFINSADNIGF, encoded by the coding sequence ATGAAATTCAATTATATTTTAGTCTTAGTATTTACTTTTTCTTTTGTCACTATCAATGCACAACAAGATGTACAGTTTTCAGACTATAAACTTAACATGTCGAGTTTTAACCCTGCATTTGCCGGTTTTTTTGATGGAAGTGTATTACTAATACACCGATCACAGTTTGTAGGACTGGATGGAGCTCCGGAAAGTAAGAACCTCAATGTGAATATTCCTCTTACGTTAAACATGGGAACCGGTTTTAATGTCATTAGTGATAAGCTTGGAATAACAGAGGAATTAATTGTCACGGCGGACTATTCCTATACCATTTTTATTGATGATTTAAACATGTTTACTTTTGGTCTTAAAGGAGGTTTTAATGTGTTAAATGTTGATTACTCACTTCTTGATATCAAAGATATGGGCGATTATAGTTTTGAAAATAATATTGAGAATAAGATATCTCCTCGTGTAGGAGTTGGTTTTTTATTCAATACCCCAAGTTGGTTTATAAGTTTATCCACTCCTAATTTTATTAAAGAGAACTATAATCCAACAGTTAAAGTAGCCACGGTTACTACAAGGCCGCATATTTATTTTTCGACAGGATACCAAATGCCATTGAATGATGAATTGCTGTTTAAGCCATCGATATTGGCTAAGGCAGTTACAGGAGCGCCTTTGGCTATAGATTTAGCTTTTAATTTTGAATTTCAGGAAAAATTCCGTTTTGGAGCTTCTTATCGTTGGGATTCAGCGATTACCGGAATTATAGGGATGAACATGCTTAAAGATTTTCAGGCTGGTTACGCTTACGATCATACGATAACTAACTTAGGAAAATTTGCTCCATCATCGCATCAATTTTATCTCAAGTATACATTCAGACAGTCAAAAGATATGCGTAGAGAGTGTGCCAGTTGTAGTTTTATCAATTCGGCTGATAACATAGGGTTTTAG
- a CDS encoding 2-hydroxyacid dehydrogenase, translating to MKILVYSTHDYDKFFLEKATHGKLELVYTDLQLNENTINLAKGFDAISLFTSDYATASILEKLYTYGIKYIALRSAGYDNIDLKKARSLGIKVANIPDYSPYAVAEHAVALLMALNRKIILGQKLMQMGDYRLDNLIGFDLHGKTVGIVGTGKIGSAFAKIMHGFGCKLLACDPKENKKLIQETNITYTTIEELCQNSDVISIHCPLNPETKFMLNGSLFKLMKKGVFFINTARGMIVNTEDLIEALNTGTVAAAGLDVYEKEKTIFFHNLINKKIEDNIFTILRSHPHVLITGHQGFLTNEALQGIAVSTIANLNAWAYNGISVNELNE from the coding sequence ATGAAAATATTAGTATACAGCACCCATGATTATGATAAATTTTTCTTGGAAAAAGCTACCCATGGCAAACTGGAATTGGTCTATACAGACCTGCAATTAAATGAAAACACTATAAATCTTGCCAAAGGATTTGATGCGATTTCACTTTTCACATCCGATTACGCAACAGCGTCAATCTTAGAGAAACTATATACCTATGGCATAAAATATATTGCTTTACGATCTGCGGGCTACGACAATATTGATCTAAAAAAGGCACGATCATTAGGGATTAAAGTAGCTAATATTCCTGATTATTCTCCCTATGCGGTGGCAGAGCATGCGGTAGCTTTATTAATGGCACTAAATCGCAAAATTATTCTGGGACAAAAATTGATGCAAATGGGAGATTATCGTTTGGATAATCTAATTGGTTTTGATTTACATGGAAAAACAGTTGGAATTGTTGGAACCGGAAAAATAGGTTCTGCTTTTGCAAAAATAATGCATGGATTTGGTTGCAAATTATTGGCTTGTGACCCTAAGGAAAATAAAAAACTGATTCAGGAAACCAATATTACTTATACAACCATAGAAGAACTATGTCAAAATTCAGATGTGATTTCGATTCATTGTCCGCTTAATCCTGAAACAAAATTTATGTTGAACGGAAGTCTTTTCAAACTAATGAAAAAAGGTGTTTTCTTTATCAATACAGCCCGCGGTATGATTGTAAATACCGAAGACTTAATAGAAGCATTAAACACCGGAACTGTTGCAGCTGCTGGCCTGGATGTATATGAGAAAGAGAAAACAATCTTCTTTCACAACCTTATCAATAAAAAAATAGAGGACAATATATTTACCATCCTTCGCTCCCATCCACATGTATTGATCACAGGACATCAGGGCTTTTTGACCAATGAAGCTTTACAGGGAATTGCCGTTAGTACCATTGCTAATTTGAATGCTTGGGCCTACAATGGCATTTCAGTAAATGAATTAAACGAATAG
- a CDS encoding class I SAM-dependent methyltransferase, which translates to MDLQLLNPEIQGFINTNIGTSISKLALQKNPFPEVAWITILNQIEAKTKAKDKLPTWYAAKDILYPAKISVEQTSSEKTALYKSAIVSGDSLIDLTGGFGVDDYYFAKRIKTVVHCEINPELSNLVQHNFNQLEVKNISCHSGDSLATLASLNKKWDWIYIDPSRRNDAKGKVFLLKDCLPNVPDHLDFYFKHSNKILIKTAPLLDLSAGLSELQNVKAIHIVALENEVKELLWEIHQDYSGEVEIKTVNLLKEETESFDFVVNQQSKTAHYSLPQKYLYEPNSAIMKSGGFDEVGLFFKLNKLQKHSHLYTSADLIPFPGRIFTIEKCISYQKNEIKTHLEQKKANVTTRNFPESVETIRKKWKIKEGGNLYCFFTTDEENNKIVLICTKIK; encoded by the coding sequence TTGGATTTACAACTACTAAATCCTGAAATTCAGGGATTTATAAATACAAATATCGGCACATCAATTTCAAAACTGGCTTTGCAAAAAAATCCTTTTCCAGAAGTGGCTTGGATTACTATTTTGAACCAAATTGAAGCCAAAACAAAAGCCAAGGACAAGCTGCCCACTTGGTATGCTGCCAAAGACATCCTCTATCCCGCTAAAATTTCGGTAGAGCAAACTTCTTCGGAAAAAACAGCTCTTTACAAATCTGCAATTGTTTCTGGCGATAGCTTGATCGATTTAACAGGTGGTTTTGGTGTAGACGATTATTATTTTGCAAAAAGAATAAAAACCGTTGTCCATTGCGAAATCAATCCTGAATTATCGAATCTTGTACAACATAATTTCAACCAATTAGAAGTAAAAAATATCAGCTGTCATTCAGGCGACAGTTTAGCTACTTTGGCCTCTTTAAATAAAAAATGGGATTGGATCTATATCGATCCATCCAGGCGAAATGACGCCAAAGGAAAAGTATTCCTGCTCAAAGATTGTTTGCCCAATGTTCCTGATCATCTTGATTTTTACTTTAAACATTCAAATAAAATTCTGATAAAAACGGCTCCTTTATTGGATTTATCTGCTGGTTTATCAGAACTTCAAAATGTAAAAGCGATTCATATTGTTGCTTTGGAGAATGAAGTCAAAGAATTATTATGGGAAATACATCAAGACTATTCGGGCGAAGTAGAAATCAAAACAGTCAACCTTTTAAAAGAAGAAACAGAAAGTTTTGACTTTGTCGTAAATCAACAATCCAAAACAGCCCATTACAGCCTACCTCAAAAATACCTATACGAGCCCAATAGTGCCATAATGAAATCGGGCGGATTTGATGAAGTAGGATTATTTTTTAAACTCAATAAGCTACAAAAACATTCTCATTTGTACACTTCAGCAGATTTAATACCGTTTCCCGGAAGAATTTTTACAATAGAAAAATGTATTTCCTATCAAAAAAACGAAATAAAAACCCATTTAGAACAAAAGAAAGCAAATGTTACTACTCGAAATTTTCCTGAGTCAGTAGAAACGATTCGCAAAAAATGGAAAATAAAAGAAGGGGGAAATCTTTATTGTTTTTTTACAACAGACGAAGAAAACAATAAAATAGTTTTAATTTGCACCAAAATAAAATAA
- a CDS encoding phospholipase D-like domain-containing protein, with product MLTSNCISEVEESLELVYSGTDYFSRLEEIIQNSKYEIHLQFYVFKNDSAGKKILEELKKAAARHVKIYILLDGFGSFTFPKEEIHHLTQLGIHFRFFSPFFSANSFYIGRRLHHKLVVCDARLTLIGGINISENYLGTTTKAPWLDYSIQINDSNIAKTLQLLCRDLFFKKRQLFRKKIKSVFLTQEDTTISIIQNDWLKRKNEIYKAYINAFTNAEKEIIVVGSYFFPGRKLKNALKKAAKNKVKVKLILSGISDIPLSRRATYHIYSSLLKNNIELYEWNKTVLHGKAAVVDGCWATIGSFNLNNLSSYGSLEINAEIKSNSFSHTYVSHLNKIIAECDPITAAILKKRNNISFYTMNWLSYWTARIILSIVTYFPYKRFKNFY from the coding sequence ATGCTAACGAGTAATTGCATCTCTGAAGTTGAAGAAAGCCTAGAGCTGGTATACAGCGGAACGGATTATTTTTCTCGATTAGAAGAAATCATTCAAAACTCAAAATATGAAATTCACCTGCAATTCTATGTTTTTAAAAATGATTCTGCAGGAAAAAAAATCCTGGAAGAACTAAAAAAAGCGGCAGCCCGTCATGTAAAAATCTACATTTTGTTAGATGGTTTTGGATCGTTTACATTTCCAAAAGAGGAAATACACCATTTAACGCAACTGGGAATTCATTTTCGTTTTTTTTCTCCTTTTTTTTCTGCAAACTCATTCTATATTGGTCGAAGATTACACCACAAACTGGTTGTTTGCGATGCTCGTTTGACCTTGATTGGCGGGATTAATATTTCCGAAAATTACTTAGGAACAACCACAAAAGCTCCTTGGCTGGATTATTCGATACAAATTAACGATTCTAATATTGCTAAGACACTTCAATTGCTTTGCAGGGATTTATTCTTTAAAAAAAGACAGCTGTTCCGAAAAAAAATCAAATCTGTTTTTCTAACCCAAGAAGATACCACCATCAGTATTATTCAAAACGATTGGTTAAAACGAAAAAATGAAATTTATAAAGCTTATATCAACGCTTTTACTAATGCCGAAAAAGAAATAATTGTCGTAGGAAGTTATTTTTTTCCAGGGCGAAAGTTAAAAAATGCGCTAAAAAAAGCCGCTAAAAATAAAGTGAAGGTCAAATTAATATTATCCGGAATTTCAGATATTCCCCTTTCTAGAAGAGCAACCTATCATATTTACTCCTCCCTTCTTAAGAATAATATTGAATTATACGAATGGAATAAAACTGTTTTACACGGAAAAGCTGCAGTAGTAGATGGTTGTTGGGCCACAATTGGCTCTTTCAACCTCAATAATTTGAGTTCCTACGGAAGTCTTGAAATCAATGCAGAAATCAAATCAAATAGCTTTTCACATACTTATGTATCACACCTTAACAAAATAATTGCCGAATGTGACCCAATAACAGCTGCAATCCTAAAAAAAAGAAACAATATCTCCTTTTATACAATGAATTGGCTCTCCTATTGGACGGCAAGAATAATTTTAAGTATAGTTACTTATTTCCCTTATAAACGATTCAAAAATTTTTATTAA
- a CDS encoding SulP family inorganic anion transporter — MKQYFNLFDFAQKVNYKTEILAGLTVAMTMIPESLSFAILAGFPPLVGLYAAFIMGLVTAIFGGRPGLISGGAGATVIVLIALMKSHGLEYVFAAVALAGVLQIMVGLFKLGKFIRLVPQPVMFGFVNGLAIIIFMSQIEQFKTMINGESVWLSGSPMFIMLALVALTIAIVIFFPKITKAVPASLVAIIVVFIVVLGLGIQTKTVADIASISGGFPPFHIPEIPLNFETLQLIFPYALIMASVGLTEGLLTLNLVDEITGTKGSGNRECIAQGSANILNGFFFGMGGCPMIAQTLVNLSAGSRARLSGIVAALTILVIILFAAPVIEKLPIAALVGVMIMVAIGTFEWVSFRIINKMPKHDIFVLILVAGITVVLHNLALAVLIGVIISALVFAWESAKRIRARKYIDDKGIKHYEIYGPLFFGSTAVFTEKFDVFNDPQEVIIDFKESKISDMSAIDAVNKITERYAKVGKKIHLLHLSADCRQLLQNAEGVIEINIMEDPTYKVAVD; from the coding sequence ATGAAACAATATTTTAATTTATTTGACTTTGCTCAAAAAGTAAATTACAAAACAGAAATATTAGCTGGCTTAACAGTGGCTATGACCATGATTCCAGAATCATTGTCGTTTGCAATCTTAGCAGGTTTTCCTCCGTTGGTAGGCTTGTATGCGGCATTTATTATGGGTTTAGTCACAGCAATTTTTGGTGGAAGACCGGGTTTAATATCGGGTGGTGCGGGAGCAACGGTCATTGTACTGATTGCTTTGATGAAATCTCATGGTTTAGAATATGTGTTTGCTGCAGTGGCTTTGGCCGGTGTGCTCCAAATTATGGTTGGACTTTTTAAATTAGGGAAATTTATACGCTTGGTACCACAGCCGGTGATGTTTGGTTTTGTGAACGGCTTGGCAATCATTATTTTTATGTCCCAAATAGAACAGTTCAAAACAATGATAAATGGGGAGTCAGTCTGGCTTTCTGGTAGTCCTATGTTTATTATGTTAGCTCTGGTGGCATTAACTATTGCTATTGTGATTTTTTTTCCAAAAATAACCAAGGCTGTTCCAGCTTCATTAGTGGCTATTATTGTCGTTTTTATCGTGGTTTTAGGTTTGGGAATTCAGACTAAAACAGTGGCTGATATTGCATCGATAAGTGGTGGTTTTCCTCCATTTCACATTCCTGAAATTCCTTTGAATTTTGAAACTTTGCAACTTATTTTTCCTTACGCTTTAATTATGGCCTCGGTAGGCTTAACCGAAGGCTTATTGACTTTAAACTTAGTGGATGAGATCACGGGGACAAAAGGCAGTGGTAATCGCGAATGTATTGCTCAGGGAAGTGCAAATATTTTGAATGGTTTTTTCTTTGGTATGGGTGGCTGTCCTATGATTGCCCAAACTTTAGTAAATCTTTCAGCTGGTTCCAGAGCTCGTTTATCAGGGATTGTTGCTGCATTAACGATTTTGGTAATTATTTTGTTTGCGGCGCCCGTAATCGAAAAATTACCAATTGCAGCTTTGGTGGGCGTGATGATTATGGTTGCCATAGGGACCTTTGAATGGGTTAGTTTTCGAATCATCAATAAAATGCCAAAACACGATATTTTTGTTTTAATCTTAGTGGCCGGAATAACGGTAGTACTTCATAATTTGGCTTTAGCCGTTTTAATTGGAGTGATCATCTCTGCCTTAGTTTTTGCTTGGGAAAGTGCCAAACGCATTCGTGCCAGAAAATATATTGATGATAAAGGGATAAAACACTATGAGATATACGGTCCACTATTCTTTGGATCTACAGCAGTATTTACAGAAAAATTTGATGTTTTTAATGATCCGCAGGAAGTGATTATTGATTTTAAGGAAAGTAAAATTTCCGATATGAGCGCTATTGATGCCGTAAATAAAATAACGGAACGCTATGCCAAAGTGGGTAAGAAAATCCATCTTCTTCATTTGAGCGCTGATTGCCGTCAGCTGTTGCAAAACGCTGAAGGAGTTATTGAAATTAACATCATGGAAGATCCAACCTATAAAGTGGCTGTGGATTGA
- a CDS encoding site-2 protease family protein, with protein sequence MKGTFKLGKISGIGLFIHWTFSLLIAFIIFINYRSGYNTIQMLWSVGFIVSIFITVVLHELGHALAAKNFGITTKDITLLPIGGLARLERLPEKPSEELIVAFAGPMVNLGLALITGFFITLPENPELMTTQLSGGINAHNFFLNFFIVNIALAVFNLIPAFPMDGGRVLRALLAFKFKRHVATKIAARIGQLLAVGFIILGFFSNPFLIFIGLFVIMGAQMETEYTESKYILKGYKVRDVLMKQYQSIDVNEPIKTAVALLLDSQSKTFLITENGEPVGTLNRDQMIMALSQKGENTPIHTAMNKNLIFLDVETLLEDIFEMVFSNKSNLMLVMENNQFIGTLDTENLLEFLLIKEVKTQKTYANE encoded by the coding sequence ATGAAAGGAACATTCAAACTCGGGAAAATTTCAGGAATTGGCTTGTTTATTCATTGGACCTTTTCATTACTGATTGCCTTCATCATTTTTATTAATTATCGATCGGGTTATAATACAATTCAGATGCTGTGGTCTGTGGGATTCATTGTGAGTATTTTTATCACTGTTGTTTTACACGAATTAGGGCATGCTTTGGCGGCAAAAAACTTTGGCATCACAACCAAGGACATTACTTTGCTTCCCATAGGCGGATTAGCCCGACTGGAAAGACTACCCGAAAAACCTTCAGAGGAATTAATTGTAGCCTTTGCCGGACCAATGGTAAACCTTGGTTTAGCTCTAATAACGGGCTTTTTTATTACACTACCAGAAAATCCTGAATTAATGACTACACAACTATCAGGGGGAATAAATGCTCATAATTTCTTTCTTAACTTCTTTATTGTAAATATTGCGCTGGCTGTTTTTAATTTGATTCCGGCTTTCCCCATGGATGGCGGAAGGGTTCTAAGAGCATTACTTGCCTTCAAATTTAAAAGACATGTGGCAACAAAAATAGCGGCGCGTATTGGACAACTTTTAGCAGTAGGTTTTATTATTTTAGGTTTTTTTTCGAATCCCTTCCTCATTTTCATAGGCTTATTTGTCATTATGGGCGCACAAATGGAAACCGAATATACCGAATCTAAATACATTCTAAAAGGCTATAAAGTACGTGATGTGTTAATGAAGCAATACCAATCTATTGATGTCAATGAACCCATAAAAACAGCCGTTGCTCTGTTACTTGATAGCCAATCCAAAACGTTTCTAATCACCGAAAATGGCGAACCCGTTGGAACCTTAAACCGGGATCAAATGATAATGGCGCTTTCCCAAAAAGGAGAAAATACCCCTATACATACCGCCATGAATAAAAACCTAATTTTCCTTGACGTAGAAACACTTTTGGAAGACATTTTTGAAATGGTTTTCAGCAATAAATCCAATTTAATGCTTGTCATGGAAAACAATCAATTCATAGGCACTCTGGATACCGAGAATCTTTTAGAATTTTTATTAATCAAAGAGGTTAAAACCCAAAAAACGTATGCTAACGAGTAA
- a CDS encoding HlyD family secretion protein: MATVTEKHERIDRITVKITYTIAFIVLIILLVYGIYALIKMYRFEETNDAQVEEYINPILSRTTGFVQEIKYRDHQKVHRGDTLIVIDRNETLMQLQEAQATLNAAEASLLALESNFVTTTNSASVSQASIAAAKAKLWQQEQEYNRYKKLLEGEAVTQQHFEAVKTSFEIAKAEYKAMQNTYTTAKGKINDADSQLAIARANVKQREAIVDNIKLNLTYSVITAPSDGIMGDKTLQVGQLIQKGQTLGFIVDQDQGKWIVANFKETQIANMQEGQEVEIKVDAYSNETFHGKIQSLAPATGSRFSLLPPDNATGNFVKIVQRFPVRILLTDTAEKIKMLRAGMNAEVLIPKL, translated from the coding sequence ATGGCTACAGTAACTGAAAAACATGAACGTATTGATAGAATTACTGTCAAGATAACCTATACTATCGCTTTTATAGTATTAATTATCCTGTTAGTGTATGGAATTTATGCACTTATAAAAATGTATCGATTTGAAGAAACAAATGACGCACAGGTTGAAGAATATATTAACCCTATTCTTAGTCGTACTACAGGTTTTGTACAAGAAATTAAGTATCGAGATCATCAAAAAGTTCACAGAGGAGATACTTTGATTGTAATTGATAGAAATGAAACATTGATGCAGCTACAAGAAGCTCAGGCGACTTTGAATGCTGCTGAAGCATCCTTGTTAGCGTTAGAAAGTAATTTTGTAACTACGACTAACAGTGCTTCAGTTAGTCAAGCCAGTATTGCTGCCGCTAAAGCAAAATTGTGGCAACAAGAACAGGAATATAATAGGTATAAAAAACTACTTGAGGGAGAAGCTGTTACACAACAACATTTTGAAGCAGTCAAAACTAGTTTTGAAATTGCAAAAGCTGAATATAAGGCTATGCAAAATACCTATACAACGGCAAAAGGAAAAATAAACGATGCAGATTCACAACTAGCCATAGCTCGTGCTAATGTAAAGCAAAGAGAAGCAATAGTTGATAACATAAAACTCAACTTGACCTATTCCGTTATTACAGCTCCTTCTGATGGGATTATGGGTGATAAAACCTTACAAGTGGGTCAATTGATACAAAAAGGACAAACTCTTGGTTTTATAGTAGACCAAGATCAGGGGAAATGGATAGTGGCTAATTTTAAAGAAACCCAAATTGCAAACATGCAGGAAGGTCAAGAGGTAGAAATCAAAGTAGATGCTTATTCGAATGAAACTTTTCATGGTAAGATTCAATCTCTTGCTCCAGCAACAGGATCTAGATTCTCGCTTTTACCTCCAGACAATGCCACGGGCAATTTTGTCAAAATAGTACAAAGGTTTCCGGTTCGAATACTGTTGACCGATACAGCAGAAAAAATAAAAATGCTCCGTGCAGGAATGAATGCTGAGGTATTGATTCCTAAATTATAA
- a CDS encoding murein L,D-transpeptidase catalytic domain-containing protein yields the protein MRRITFILISIGLLFLSVKIFSRDFATSSFTHVESDNSTVEKLLQQVNSIKKLVRNNPNYNEEIAFFIDMKIMSGKNRFFIYDLKNDSIIDQGLVAHGLGSKIKVDGSQRFSNENSSFCTALGKYSIGKSYQGKFGKAYKLYGLENTNNNAFMRNIVLHKFESVPYEEQQSQICHSLGCPMVNETYYKRIEKLIDNSKKNIILDIYY from the coding sequence ATGAGAAGAATAACTTTTATATTAATCTCCATCGGGTTATTGTTTTTAAGTGTCAAAATTTTCTCTAGAGATTTTGCAACTAGCTCTTTTACTCATGTAGAGTCTGATAATTCAACAGTCGAAAAACTTCTGCAACAAGTAAATTCAATAAAGAAATTAGTCCGTAATAATCCCAATTACAATGAAGAAATTGCCTTTTTTATCGATATGAAAATCATGTCAGGGAAAAACAGATTTTTTATTTATGATTTAAAAAATGACAGCATAATTGATCAAGGATTAGTAGCACATGGTTTGGGTTCAAAAATAAAAGTGGATGGTTCTCAAAGATTCAGTAATGAAAATAGTTCTTTCTGTACCGCTCTGGGAAAATATTCTATTGGAAAAAGTTATCAAGGTAAGTTTGGCAAAGCTTATAAACTGTATGGATTAGAAAACACAAACAATAATGCCTTTATGAGAAATATTGTACTTCATAAATTTGAAAGTGTCCCTTATGAAGAGCAACAAAGCCAAATATGTCACAGTTTAGGATGTCCGATGGTTAATGAAACCTACTACAAAAGAATTGAAAAACTAATTGACAATTCTAAAAAAAATATCATTTTGGATATTTATTATTAG
- a CDS encoding MFS transporter → MDQSSTILKSWVPKWFIRIIIFLVILPAVSMLSGYSGGINSAASYYGLDPTDIQFSIVVYYAGIASFYSLEKRFFSYFASKTYSLMSMLLFTVINLLLYLTQDATLFFVLRFLGGAVTVALIGVTLSLLFSQFHSERSSILGYTVFYGTLLTSNSFSYLLDAYIFQNFDYNALYLAIIYLQIPGVVLMLFCIKTNLRLHVKRFPLLHLDWKSFIIYSSLLSLVGYVILYGQYYNWFESIRIWVCVGIIIILLTTFILTQLKSKRPFIDLGIYKYRNFRRGALLLILYYICKGDISVANTFIFNEMNLDSYHYAYVMFFNALGIVVGIGITARFLLGKRNMRLIWLAGFAFLLVYHIQMFYVFGSQANEESLYVPLFFQGMGNGVLMLSIIMFMLMAVPKSKNLSASSSGISFRFFAFTLSLALVSFMNLRQASVHYHELGSTVTTLNPESSKRLQFYENAALAKGTSATQAKLIAKKLLAKEITNHTNILFARDYYYYMGVFIFFIMLGIALIPHLHFHFKKIGTKLIPI, encoded by the coding sequence ATGGATCAATCATCAACCATATTAAAAAGTTGGGTTCCCAAATGGTTTATTAGAATCATTATTTTTTTGGTAATCCTACCAGCAGTGTCCATGTTATCGGGATACAGTGGAGGTATTAATAGTGCTGCAAGTTATTATGGTTTAGATCCTACAGATATTCAATTTTCAATAGTGGTGTACTACGCTGGTATTGCCAGTTTTTATTCTTTAGAAAAAAGATTTTTTAGTTATTTTGCTTCAAAGACCTATTCTTTAATGAGTATGTTGCTATTTACAGTAATTAATTTGTTATTGTATCTTACTCAAGATGCAACACTCTTTTTTGTTTTGCGTTTTTTAGGAGGAGCAGTTACAGTAGCACTAATTGGAGTAACACTTAGTTTACTGTTTTCACAATTTCATTCTGAAAGATCAAGTATATTAGGTTATACTGTTTTTTATGGTACTTTACTTACTTCTAATTCATTTTCGTATTTGTTAGATGCGTATATTTTTCAAAATTTTGACTATAACGCCTTGTATTTGGCTATTATTTACCTTCAAATTCCCGGAGTAGTATTAATGCTTTTTTGTATCAAAACAAATTTGCGTTTGCACGTCAAAAGGTTTCCGTTGCTGCATTTAGATTGGAAAAGTTTCATAATATACAGCTCGCTTTTGTCTTTAGTAGGTTATGTTATCTTGTATGGACAATACTACAATTGGTTTGAAAGCATTCGTATTTGGGTTTGTGTAGGGATAATAATAATATTACTGACTACTTTTATATTGACACAATTAAAAAGTAAGCGTCCATTTATTGATTTAGGGATATACAAATACCGAAATTTTAGAAGAGGAGCTTTACTTTTGATCTTGTATTATATATGTAAAGGAGATATTAGTGTAGCCAATACCTTTATTTTTAATGAGATGAATTTAGATTCCTATCATTATGCTTATGTCATGTTTTTTAATGCTTTAGGAATTGTTGTAGGAATAGGGATAACGGCAAGGTTTCTTTTGGGAAAACGCAATATGCGATTAATTTGGCTTGCTGGATTTGCTTTTCTCTTGGTGTATCACATACAAATGTTTTATGTTTTTGGTTCTCAGGCTAATGAAGAAAGTCTTTATGTTCCTCTTTTTTTTCAAGGAATGGGTAATGGAGTATTAATGCTTTCGATAATAATGTTTATGCTAATGGCTGTACCCAAATCAAAAAATCTTTCCGCCTCATCAAGTGGTATTTCTTTCCGGTTTTTTGCTTTTACCCTAAGTTTAGCATTGGTTTCATTTATGAATTTACGACAAGCAAGTGTGCATTATCATGAATTAGGAAGTACAGTTACCACCTTAAATCCAGAATCGAGTAAACGTTTGCAATTTTATGAAAATGCGGCTCTTGCTAAAGGAACTTCAGCAACGCAAGCTAAACTTATAGCCAAGAAATTATTAGCTAAAGAGATTACAAACCATACTAATATATTGTTTGCGAGGGATTACTATTATTATATGGGCGTTTTTATCTTTTTTATTATGCTAGGAATAGCTTTAATACCTCATTTGCATTTTCATTTTAAAAAAATTGGAACTAAGCTGATTCCTATTTGA